In Streptomyces sclerotialus, one genomic interval encodes:
- a CDS encoding MFS transporter: MQSEATAEESTAGADGRGGSPESLRRVAVASFIGTAIEFYDFYIYGTAAALVLNQAFFPTLDPVNATLASFSTYAVAFAARPLGSVVFGHFGDRVGRKSVLVVSLLLMGLSTAFVGLLPGYATLGIWAPLLLILLRFLQGIGLGGEWGGAALLAVEHAPKKRRGLYAAFPQLGPSVGFFAATGIFWLLSASLDDAAFRSWGWRIPFLLSFLLVGVGLFVRLKISETPVFAKVMDAQEASKVPTLDVVRGHWRELLLGAGGMIVAYGLFYTATTYCLSYATGTLGVSRNTMLGLSLVACLFLALGTWLAATRSDGAGRRRLVLAGCGLAVVWGLVLFPLLDTESPVLMAVALGGALFCMGVVYGPMGAYLPELFSTKVRYSGASLAYNLGGVLGGAVSPLVATRLQSALGSSSVGWYVSAMAVVSLLCVLVLPETRERELA, translated from the coding sequence GCCGTGGCCTCGTTCATCGGGACGGCCATCGAGTTCTACGACTTCTACATCTACGGGACCGCGGCCGCGCTCGTCCTGAACCAGGCGTTCTTCCCGACCCTGGACCCGGTCAACGCCACCCTGGCCTCCTTCTCCACCTACGCGGTGGCGTTCGCGGCGCGGCCGCTCGGCTCGGTCGTCTTCGGGCACTTCGGCGACCGGGTGGGCCGCAAGTCCGTCCTGGTCGTCTCGCTGCTGCTGATGGGCCTGTCCACGGCGTTCGTCGGGCTGCTGCCCGGCTACGCCACGCTGGGCATCTGGGCGCCGCTGCTGCTGATCCTGCTGCGCTTCCTGCAGGGCATCGGGCTGGGCGGCGAGTGGGGCGGCGCGGCGCTCCTCGCGGTCGAGCACGCCCCGAAGAAGCGCCGCGGCCTGTACGCCGCCTTCCCGCAACTGGGCCCGTCGGTCGGGTTTTTCGCCGCGACCGGCATCTTCTGGCTGCTGTCGGCCTCGCTGGACGACGCGGCCTTCCGGTCCTGGGGCTGGCGGATTCCGTTCCTGCTGTCGTTCCTGCTGGTCGGCGTGGGGCTGTTCGTCCGGCTGAAGATCAGTGAGACGCCGGTCTTCGCGAAGGTGATGGACGCGCAGGAGGCCAGCAAGGTCCCCACGCTGGACGTGGTACGCGGACACTGGCGGGAGCTGCTGCTCGGCGCGGGCGGCATGATCGTCGCGTACGGGCTGTTCTACACGGCCACCACGTACTGCCTCTCCTACGCCACCGGCACGCTCGGCGTCTCCCGCAACACCATGCTGGGCCTGTCCCTGGTGGCCTGTCTCTTCCTCGCGCTCGGCACCTGGCTCGCCGCCACCCGCTCCGACGGCGCCGGCCGCCGCAGGCTGGTCCTGGCGGGCTGCGGCCTCGCCGTGGTCTGGGGCCTGGTCCTCTTCCCGCTGCTGGACACCGAGTCGCCGGTGCTGATGGCGGTCGCCCTGGGCGGTGCGCTGTTCTGCATGGGCGTGGTCTACGGGCCGATGGGCGCGTACCTCCCCGAGCTGTTCTCCACCAAGGTGCGCTACTCAGGCGCCTCGCTCGCGTACAACCTCGGCGGGGTGCTCGGCGGCGCGGTCTCCCCGCTGGTCGCCACCCGCCTGCAGTCCGCGCTCGGTTCGTCGTCCGTCGGCTGGTACGTCTCCGCGATGGCCGTGGTCTCCCTGCTGTGCGTCCTGGTGCTGCCGGAGACCCGGGAGCGCGAACTGGCCTGA